ATGTTGAGTGATCGATGGGTCAAAAATAATCCGAGCGCACCACCAATAAATGTCGGTGGGAGCGAGAACATAATGACAAATGGCGTGATAAATGACTCAAACAAGCTAGCCATCACCATGTAGAGCAAGACAATGGAGAACAGTACAGCAATACCTAAGTCCATAAAGGCTTGACCGATAAATTTGCCTTGTTGGCCAAAGTTGATCGAATATCCGGCTGGTAGGTGCAGATGTTTAATCTGTGCACTGACCATGCCTTGCGCGCGGCCTGAGGTTACGCCATACACGCTTGCATTGATCGTTACGGAACGCACGCCGTTGGTGTGATCGATGACGGGTGGTTCTTGTGATGTGGTGAGTGTCGCCACATCATCAAGTGGGATCATCTCGCCCTGACCGTTCGTGATAAATATTTGCGAAAGGTTAGAGATGTTGCGCGAGAAGCTTTGCGGTAACTGAACATTGATGTTGTACTGGTTATCCCCGACAAAGTAAGTGGATGCATTGACCCCTTGGAAGGCGTCGTGCAGCGTTGTTTCTACTTCTTGTTCGGTGAGACCATACTGTTGTAGTGCGGCTTGATTGATGTTTAACTCATAATCTGGCGTTCCTGTGGCAAGCGTATTGTCCACATATTCAAGCCCTGGTGTGCGCTCCATAATCTGTGCCACTTCGTTACTCAAGATGGACAGTGTTTGCAAGTCTGGACCTTGCACATCTACTTGGACACCTGAAGTCGACGGTCCGTTACTCGTGGCGGAAAGTGGCTGTACAATAATCTGTGCGCCAGGAATATCAGAGATATAGCGGTTAAAATCATGGGCTACTTTGTCGAGATTGTGTACTTTTGAACCGAGTGTAACTGTAATCGTCGACGTATTGGTTGCCCCTAAGTTCTGTGAAGAGGTGCTTCCAATTTGCGTAAATACTGATTTTACATCAGGCATGTGTGCTTGTGCCAGGTGTTCGAGTTGTGTCGTTGTGGCCGTGGTTGTCGCTAAGTTGGTGCCATTGGCTAGTGTTGTTGTGATGCTAATCTGATTGCTGTTGATCGTCGGTGCAAGCTCAAAGCCAATGAGCGGGACGAGCATAAAACTAGCTACAACCATGACGATGGCGCCACCCATGATGGTGAAGCGGTGCCGCAAGCTCCAGTTGAGTAGTTTGCGATAGAGCTGGGTGAAATCATACATGGCACGCCCAGACCAGTCAAATAAGACCCATGGTCGAAACGGAGCCGTCTTCCCAGGGATCGTCTCTGGCATCTCAAAGTGTTTGCCTTTGAGAAACTTGGAAGCGAGCATCGGCGTAAAGGTAATGGCGACAAAGAGTGCTGCCACGTGAGAAAAGCTCACGGTCATGGCGATAGGACCAAAGAACTGTCCGGCAACGCCTGGCACAAAGATCGATGGTGCAAAAACGGAGATCTGCGCCATTGCGGCTACGACAACGGCTAGTCCGACTTCAGATGTCCCTTGTTTAGCAGCCTCAATGGCATTGAGCCCTCGCTGTCGCGCTCGAAAGATACTCTCGAGTACGACGATGGAAAAGTCGACCAGCGACCCTAGACCGACTGCGAGACTGCCGAGTGTGGCGGAGTTGATCGTGAGCCCTGCTGCGTACATCAAGATAAATGTTGAAATCATCGCGATGGGAATCGCCACAGCAATAATGAATGTCGTGCGCAACGAGCGCAAGATCAGCAACATGATGAGAATCCCGAAGATAAATCCGAGAATCGTGTGTTCGACAACTGTTGAGATGGTGCCTTGAATGGTCGTTGCCGAGTCACTGATCATCGTGAGTTTTGTGCCTGGTGGCAGTTGGCGTTTCAATTGAGCGAGTGCTTTGACCGTTTCTTGTGAAACTTGTACGGTATTGGCATTGGTCGCCTGTGTAATGGTAAAGCTAACTGCAGGTTGACTATTTAAGGTGGAAATATACGTCTGATCTGCATAGCCATCTTGCACCGTCGCGACATCGCCGACCGTTAGATTGGCTTGACCGCTACTAATCGGAATCTGCGCAATTTGATCGGGTGAGGTGATCTGCCCTTTGACGCGCAGTGGAATGAGTTGGTTGCCTTTGTTGACTTCGCCTGCATCTACTGTTTGATTGCCAGAAGAGATGGCAGATATGACTTGTCCAATGGTTACGTGATACAACGTGAGTCGATGTGGATCGACAAGAACGTTGACTTGACTGGTCAAGCCACCGATGACGCTTACAGATCCGACGCCGTTTAGATGTTCAAAGACCGGCTCTACAACATTATTGGCGAGTTCTGTTATGGCTGACAATGGCTCTTTTCCTGACAGAGCAATCGTGATAATTGGTTTATTGCTTGGGTTAAACTGTTGTACGATCGGTGTGGTCGCATCGGTTGGAAGTTGCCCTTGCACCCGATTGACGATGCTTCGCATGTCGTTGACTTCTTGATCG
This region of Sulfoacidibacillus ferrooxidans genomic DNA includes:
- a CDS encoding efflux RND transporter permease subunit, which translates into the protein MKIADFSIKRSVTITMIMAAVIMIGVFSIFQLPIELEPSLDIPVASVATGWPGASPTEVEQQVTQPIENALQSLSGVSEIDSTSSLGNSQVVVQFNYGVSIDQEVNDMRSIVNRVQGQLPTDATTPIVQQFNPSNKPIITIALSGKEPLSAITELANNVVEPVFEHLNGVGSVSVIGGLTSQVNVLVDPHRLTLYHVTIGQVISAISSGNQTVDAGEVNKGNQLIPLRVKGQITSPDQIAQIPISSGQANLTVGDVATVQDGYADQTYISTLNSQPAVSFTITQATNANTVQVSQETVKALAQLKRQLPPGTKLTMISDSATTIQGTISTVVEHTILGFIFGILIMLLILRSLRTTFIIAVAIPIAMISTFILMYAAGLTINSATLGSLAVGLGSLVDFSIVVLESIFRARQRGLNAIEAAKQGTSEVGLAVVVAAMAQISVFAPSIFVPGVAGQFFGPIAMTVSFSHVAALFVAITFTPMLASKFLKGKHFEMPETIPGKTAPFRPWVLFDWSGRAMYDFTQLYRKLLNWSLRHRFTIMGGAIVMVVASFMLVPLIGFELAPTINSNQISITTTLANGTNLATTTATTTQLEHLAQAHMPDVKSVFTQIGSTSSQNLGATNTSTITVTLGSKVHNLDKVAHDFNRYISDIPGAQIIVQPLSATSNGPSTSGVQVDVQGPDLQTLSILSNEVAQIMERTPGLEYVDNTLATGTPDYELNINQAALQQYGLTEQEVETTLHDAFQGVNASTYFVGDNQYNINVQLPQSFSRNISNLSQIFITNGQGEMIPLDDVATLTTSQEPPVIDHTNGVRSVTINASVYGVTSGRAQGMVSAQIKHLHLPAGYSINFGQQGKFIGQAFMDLGIAVLFSIVLLYMVMASLFESFITPFVIMFSLPPTFIGGALGLFLTHRSLNIDSFIGVIMVMGLIANNAIVLVDYANQLRDRGLPLVEALKEAGPIRLRPIMMSTLTTVLAMLPLVLGFGTGGATLASMATVISFGLLFSTLVTLVLVPVVYVTADNNSKRFKRIFRKKGSSVDPSITPGM